A window of Kribbella voronezhensis genomic DNA:
CGGCGCGACCGGGCGCCCGGTCGGCCACCGCGATCGCCAGCCACGGTGTGGTCCGCAACGGCGACTGCGGATCCAGCGCGGCACCGGTACCACCAGACATCTGGTACGTCGTCGAGTCCACCCCGCGAGACCGCGCGATCCGGTCCGGATACGCCAGCCCCACCACGATCCCCGCCGCAAGATCATCCGGTACGCCGCCCGCCGGCCGCGACCCACCGCCCGCAGCCCCGCCTGGCGACCGCGGGCCGCCGGCCACTTGAGGCTCATTCCCACTGTCGGCTCCCCGGGCGAGGCGCTTCGTCTCCTCACGCCAGCGTGCGGTCGCCGCACGGTCCTGCCCTCGTCGCAGTGCTCGCCACCGCGCCGGCAGGTCATCGCCGAAGTCGCGCCCGGCATCGTCCGACAGCAGCGCCACGATCTCGCGAGCGCGCTCAGCACCGACCCACGGCGTACCGTCCAACAGCGCGCGAGCCAGCCGCGGATGCGCGCCGACCGCCGCCATCCGCCGCCCGCGCGCAGTGATCCGGCCACCGTCGTCGATCGCGTCCAGCCGACGCAGCAACTCGGTCGCCGCCGTCATCGCCACCACCGGCGGCGCTTCGAGCAACGCCAGACCTTCACCACCCGGCGCGCCCCACGCGGCCAGATCGAGCGCGAAGGCAGCCAGATCCGCAGTAGCGATCTCCGGCGCCGCATGGTCGTCCAGATGCGCGTGGTCAGTGGCGGACCAGCAGCGATAGACCCGGCCGGGCGCCTCACGTCCAGCACGCCCGGCCCGCTGATCCGCGGACGACTTGGACACCCGGCAAGTCACCAGGGCGCCAAGCCCGCGCGATTGATCGGTCCGCGGCTCGCGGGCAAGCCCCGAGTCGACCACGACGCGCACTCCCGGCACGGTCAGCGAGCTTTCGGCGACCGACGTCGTCACCACGATCCGCCGCGTCGCACCGGGCGCCAACGCCCGCTCCTGCTCAGCTCGTGACTGCCGCCCGAACAACGGCAGCACGTTCTCCCCGGCCAACCGGCGAGTCACCCCAGTGATCTCCGCCTCCCCCGGAACGAACACGAGCACATCGCCTTCGTTCTCGGTCAACGCTCGTCGCACCACCGCCGCGACATGATCGAGCAGCCGCGGATCGACCCGCCCACCCGGAAGCAACGGCACCGGGACCGGCGGTGGCGCCCATTCGATCGCGACGTCGAACAGCGCGGCCGACGCTGTGATCACAGGTGCCGGACTGCCACTGGCCAACGCGCGACTCAAGGTGACCGTGTCCGCCGTGGCCGAGGTCGCGACGACGGCGAGGTCCTCTCGCAGGTTCGCCCGGATGTCCACGCAGAACGCCAGCAGCAGGTCGGCGTCGAGGTGACGTTCGTGGCACTCGTCGATCACGACCGCGGCGACGCCGGGAAGTTCCGGGTTCTGCTGCAACCGCCGTACGAGAAGCCCTGTCGTCACCACCTCGACGCGCAGGTCCTTGCCGCCACTGCGTTCGCCGCGCATCGCGTAGCCGATCCGCTGCCCGAGCGGTTCGCCGACCAACGCCGCCAGCCGGGTCGCGGCGGCACGCGTCGCCATCCGCCGGGGCTCGGCGACGATGACGGTGCCGTCCAGCGCGTCGGCGAGGGCGAGCGGCAGCAGCGAGGTCTTGCCGGACCCAGGAGGCGCGACCAGCACCGCCGTACCGTGCGATCGAGCCGCCTCGACCGTGGCGGGCAGGACGGCACGGACGGGCAGGTCCGCTCCTGGCATCGACGGTTCGGGCAGCAGCACGCAGCCGACGCTAACCGACCGGCAGCCCGAACTCGCACCGGCGGCGCCGCGCGGCCGTGGTACTGGCGATGGCCTAGGGTCGGACCCGTGCCTGATGTCGATGCGTCTTTCCTCGCCCTCCCCCGACACGAGCTGGCCGACGCGGCGCTGCAGCGCGCCAAGGATCTCGGCGCGACGTACGCCGAATTCCGGCTGGAACGGATCCGGTCGGAGTCCATCTCGTTGCGCGACAGCGTTCTCGAGAGCGCCCACGACGACGAGGACCTCGGCCTCGCCGTCCGGGTCATCCACGACGGCACCTGGGGCTTCGCCGCCGGGGTCGCGCTCAGCACCGACGAGGCGGTCCGGATCGCCGAACAGGCGGTGAACCTGGCGCAGGTCTCCCGGCCGATCAACTCCGAACCGATCGAGCTCGCCGACGAGCCGATCTACGACGACGTCAGCTGGGTGTCGAGCTACGAGGTCGACCCGTTCACGTTGCCGCGCGCCGAGAAGGTTGCCCTGCTCACCGATTACAGCGATCGCCTGTTGAACGCGGAGGGCGTTTCGCACGTCACCGTCCACGTCGCGTCGGTGAACGAGTGCAAGTTCTACGCGAACTCGGAGGGCACGTCGACGACCCAGCAGCGGATCCGGATCGGCCCGCAGCTGCAGGCGACCGCGATCGATCCGGAGACCGGCCGGTTCGACTCGATGCGGACGCTCGCGCCACCGGCCGGACGTGGCTGGGAATACCTGACCGGCACCGGCTGGAACTGGGACGAGGAGCTGGCGCAGATCCCGGGCTGGCTCGCCGAGAAGATGGCCGCACCGAGCGTCGAGGCCGGCCGGTACGACGTGGTCGTCGACCCCTCGAACCTCTGGCTCACCATCCACGAGTCGATCGGCCACGCGACCGAACTGGACCGCGCCCTCGGGTACGAGGCGAACTACGCGGGCACCAGCTTCGCCACCCTCGACAAGCTCGGCACGCTCGAGTACGGCTCGCCGATCATGCACGTCACCGGCGACCGGACGGCCGAGCACGGGTTGTCGACGGTCGGGTACGACGACGAGGGCGTCGCCGGGCAGCAATGGGATCTCGTGAAGGACGGCGTACTGGTCGGCTATCAACTGGATCGCCGGATGGCGCAGGTCAACAAGGACGTGCTCGGCACCGACCGCTCGAACGGGTGCGCGTACGCCGATTCGGCCGGCCACGTGCCGATCCAGCGGATGGCCAACGTCTCCCTGCAGCCCGCGACAGACGGTCCCTCCACCGAGGAACTGATCAGCCGGGTGCAGAACGGGATCTACATCGTCGGCGACAAGTCCTGGTCGATCGACATGCAGCGCTACAACTTCCAGTTCACCGGGCAGCGGTTCTACAAGATCACCGACGGCAAGCTCGACGGGCAACTCCGCGACGTCGCGTACCAGGCCACCACGACCGACTTCTGGGGCTCGATGGAAGCCGTCGGCGGCCCGCAGACCTACGTCCTGGGTGGCGCGCTCAACTGCGGCAAGGCCCAACCGCCGCAGAGCGGTGCCGTCAGCCACGGTTGCCCGTCCGCCCTGTTCCGCGATGTCCGCATCCTCAACACCACGCAGGAGGCCGGCCGGTGACGACCGCCATTCAGCTGACCCCGCAGGACACGATCGAGCGCACGCTCGAACTCGCCGCGGCCGAGGGCGCCCAGGGCTGTGTCGTCCTGGTCGCCGAGACCTCCAGCGCGAACCTGCGCTGGGCCAACAACACGCTGACCACCAACGGCGCGATGCGCGGCTCGAGCGTGACGGTGATCGCGACCGTCGGCGCCGGCGAGGGTACCGCGGCCGGCGTGGTCGGGCGCTCGTCCGTGACGGACACCTCGCTGCGCGAACTCGTCTCGGCCGCGGTCGCCGCGGCTCGCGAGTCCGGTCCCGCCGAAGACGCCCGCCCACTCGTCGACGGCACCGTCGGACCGGGCTGGGACGAGGAGCCGGACGAGACCGACGTCAGCGTCTACGAGAACTTCGCCCCCGCACTCGGCGAGGCACTCACCAAGGCCGGCCAGGAGAACCGCTGGCTCTACGGCTTCGCCGACCACGAGGTCATCACCCTGTACGTCGGGTCGTCGGCCGGCCTGCGGCTTCGGCAGTCCCTCCCGCGCGGCTACGTCACCGCGAACGGCAAGTCGGGCGACCTCAGCCAGTCGGCCTGGGTCGGCGCGGCAACCCATGACTTCAGCGACATCGATCCGCTCGCGATCGACGCCGAACTGACCCGGCGGCTCAGCTGGGCCACCCGCACGGTGTCGGTGGAAGCCGGCCGGCACCCCACCATCCTGCCGCCGGCTGCCGTCGCGGACCTGATGACGCATATGTACGTCAAGCTCGACGGACGCGACGCACACGAGGGCCGCAGCGTCTTCTCCAAGGCTGCCGGTGGTTCCCGGGTCGGCGAGGTGTTGTCGCCACACCCGGTCAGGTTCTGGTCGGACCCCTTGCTGCACGGGCTGGAGACGTTCCCGTTCGTCGTCGTACGGTCCTCGGCCGGCTGCGAGAGCGTGTTCGACAACGGCCTCACGCTGGCCGCGACCGACTGGATCCGCGGCGGCAAACTGGAGAACCTGATGCAGAGCAGGTTCACCGCTGCACTGACGGGTGCGCCCGCGGTCACTCCGCCGATCGCCAACTACGCCTTGTCGGTGGACGGCGCGACCGGATCCGTGGACGACCTGGTAGCGGGCCTGGACCACGGCCTGTTGCTGACCTGCCTGTGGTACATCCGGGTGGTGGATCCGCAGACCCTGCTACTCACCGGCCTGACCCGCGACGGCGTCTACCTGGTCGAGAACGGCGAGGTGACGGGTGCCGTCAACAACTTCCGCTTCAACGAGAGCCCGGTCGACCTGCTCGCCCGCTTCACCGCGGCCGGCGCGACCGTCCCGTCGTTCTCCCGCGAATGGGGCGACGAGTTCTCCCGTACGGCGACCCCGCCGCTGCTCGTCCCGGACTTCAACATGTCCAGCGTCAGCCAGGCGAACTGAGGACATCAGTTCGTCGCGACCGCCGTAACGACTCGGTCCCGCGAACCCCGTGCTGAACGGGGGTCGCGGGACCGTCGTACGGATCGGCCGTGATCAGGCCGTCGGGTAACCCGGCTCCGCGTTCGGCGTACCGGCGCCGAAGCGCTCTGCCGCCTTCGGGTCCGGACCGTACTTGTTGTCGCCCGGGGTGCCTTCCTGGATGTAGAACACCAGCAGCACGATCCAGCCGATCACGATCACGAAGATCAGCAGCAGCCACAGGGCCGACCGGTCCGTGTCGTGCAGGCGGCGGGCCGCGACGGCCAGCGACGGCAGCAGGACAGCGAGGCTGTAGATGCTGCCGAGGACTCCGTTGCCGGTGCTGTTCGTCAGACCGGCCGCGTTGTCGATGATGCTCAGCACGATCGAGATGATCGCGTTGAACAGTGCGAACATCCAGAATTCCTTGCGCCGCGCGCGACCGCTGAACTGGATGTACTTCTTGAGGACATCTGTGTACCACTGCATTGCTTTGCTCCGATGGTCGAAGGTGAGACGCGGACCGAGCCTGTCGGAACCCATCCGGTTCGTCAATGCAACTTTTCGCTTTGGTGACCACACCGCAACCTGACGCGCCGTAGCGGAAGGGGACTTCAGCTCTTCGGGGCCGGTTTCGCCTGCGTGACCCGCCAGAGCCGGCGCGGTTCGGGCCCTTCCTCGTACGGGTCGGCGCCGCCGAGTTCCCACCGCTCGGCCAGCTCGTGGATCAGGTCGAGGTCGAAGAACCGGCCGGCGAATCCGTCCTTGGCGGCCAGCCCGTCGCCGATGTCGGTGCAGCGGCCGAAGCACGGATCGGCGGTGGACCACACGGTGTAGACGAACAGCCCGCCGGGACGGAGTACGCGGTGGATCTCGTTGACCAGCGAGCGCAGTTCGGACCGCGAGAAGGCCATGTTCAGCAAGACATTCGCATAGACCGCGTTCACGGTCGCGTCGGCCGGCGGCAGCGGATCGCGGGACGTCGTGCAGGGCGGCGGTGACCCGGTCGTCCAGCCCTTCGCGCTGCGCGTCGAGCCGCAACTGGTTCAGCGCGGCCTCGCTGAAGTCGGTCGCGTGCACGCTGAATCCCTGCCTGGCAAGGTAAAGCGCGTCGCGGCCCTGGCCCGCGCCGAGCTCGAGCACGTCGTCGATCCCCGCGGCCTCGAACAGCCGGACGGTCCATCGCGCGGCCGCCGAAGGCTCCGCGCCGAGCAACCGTGGATTGCCCTCGTAGGCGGTCTGCCACCGTTCTTGCTGAGCTCTTGCGAGCTCGATGTGTCCAGTCTTCATCTTGCTCCCCGTGGTCGTCACGCCGGTCTGGACGACCGGCAGACCCGCAGCAGCCTACGCGACGAATTGAGTAGACGTACTCAGGCGTCATCTCGTTCCAGCTTCGATAGTGAACGAGACACCTGAGGAGGACGCCGGATGACCGCCAACCTGCGCTGCCCTGTCTGCCAGACGGACCTACTACTCAACGTAGCCATCCCCCCGCACCCCGTTGCCCCCGGCCCCTACCCGCCACCACCCGTTGCCCCCGGCCCGGTTCTTCCGGGGCACTATCCGCCGCCGCCGTCGCGCGGCGTCCGCCCGGAAGCAGCCCCACCACCCAGCCAACCACGCAGCCGGCCAGCGGCCCGCAGTACGACGCCTGCTGCCAAACCCACGCAGACTGCTGCCGGACCCACGCAAACTGCTGCCGGCCCCACGCAGCCGGCGTCCCGCAACCTCGGGCCGATCACACCTCCACCTGCCGGTCCGCCACCACTGCCCCCGCAACGACAGTCGCGCCCACCTCGCCCACCTCGCCCGCCTCGGCGGTTGAGCCCCCAGGCAACATTGCTTGCCCTCGGCGTGCTCCTCCTGCTAGCCGCCGGCGTCACCTT
This region includes:
- the hrpB gene encoding ATP-dependent helicase HrpB, with translation MLLPEPSMPGADLPVRAVLPATVEAARSHGTAVLVAPPGSGKTSLLPLALADALDGTVIVAEPRRMATRAAATRLAALVGEPLGQRIGYAMRGERSGGKDLRVEVVTTGLLVRRLQQNPELPGVAAVVIDECHERHLDADLLLAFCVDIRANLREDLAVVATSATADTVTLSRALASGSPAPVITASAALFDVAIEWAPPPVPVPLLPGGRVDPRLLDHVAAVVRRALTENEGDVLVFVPGEAEITGVTRRLAGENVLPLFGRQSRAEQERALAPGATRRIVVTTSVAESSLTVPGVRVVVDSGLAREPRTDQSRGLGALVTCRVSKSSADQRAGRAGREAPGRVYRCWSATDHAHLDDHAAPEIATADLAAFALDLAAWGAPGGEGLALLEAPPVVAMTAATELLRRLDAIDDGGRITARGRRMAAVGAHPRLARALLDGTPWVGAERAREIVALLSDDAGRDFGDDLPARWRALRRGQDRAATARWREETKRLARGADSGNEPQVAGGPRSPGGAAGGGSRPAGGVPDDLAAGIVVGLAYPDRIARSRGVDSTTYQMSGGTGAALDPQSPLRTTPWLAIAVADRAPGRADARIRSAAPIDEATAREVAGELVSVTDQIRWDDGRVVTRRVESLGAIVLNDVPLSKPDPVLVQAAVRDGLRRSGLAVLRWSDAAVSLRERLAFCHAHLGAPWPAVDDAALLATLDDWLGPELASVRRSRDLTNLDVASALRRLLPWPAATRFGELAPERLAVPSGSQVRLVYDGAEPPVLAVKLQEVFGWTKTPVVADGRVPVVLHLLSPARRPVAITSDLASFWVQGYPQVRADLRARYPRHPWPEDPLSAVPTKRVKPRQ
- a CDS encoding TldD/PmbA family protein, encoding MPDVDASFLALPRHELADAALQRAKDLGATYAEFRLERIRSESISLRDSVLESAHDDEDLGLAVRVIHDGTWGFAAGVALSTDEAVRIAEQAVNLAQVSRPINSEPIELADEPIYDDVSWVSSYEVDPFTLPRAEKVALLTDYSDRLLNAEGVSHVTVHVASVNECKFYANSEGTSTTQQRIRIGPQLQATAIDPETGRFDSMRTLAPPAGRGWEYLTGTGWNWDEELAQIPGWLAEKMAAPSVEAGRYDVVVDPSNLWLTIHESIGHATELDRALGYEANYAGTSFATLDKLGTLEYGSPIMHVTGDRTAEHGLSTVGYDDEGVAGQQWDLVKDGVLVGYQLDRRMAQVNKDVLGTDRSNGCAYADSAGHVPIQRMANVSLQPATDGPSTEELISRVQNGIYIVGDKSWSIDMQRYNFQFTGQRFYKITDGKLDGQLRDVAYQATTTDFWGSMEAVGGPQTYVLGGALNCGKAQPPQSGAVSHGCPSALFRDVRILNTTQEAGR
- a CDS encoding metallopeptidase TldD-related protein; amino-acid sequence: MTTAIQLTPQDTIERTLELAAAEGAQGCVVLVAETSSANLRWANNTLTTNGAMRGSSVTVIATVGAGEGTAAGVVGRSSVTDTSLRELVSAAVAAARESGPAEDARPLVDGTVGPGWDEEPDETDVSVYENFAPALGEALTKAGQENRWLYGFADHEVITLYVGSSAGLRLRQSLPRGYVTANGKSGDLSQSAWVGAATHDFSDIDPLAIDAELTRRLSWATRTVSVEAGRHPTILPPAAVADLMTHMYVKLDGRDAHEGRSVFSKAAGGSRVGEVLSPHPVRFWSDPLLHGLETFPFVVVRSSAGCESVFDNGLTLAATDWIRGGKLENLMQSRFTAALTGAPAVTPPIANYALSVDGATGSVDDLVAGLDHGLLLTCLWYIRVVDPQTLLLTGLTRDGVYLVENGEVTGAVNNFRFNESPVDLLARFTAAGATVPSFSREWGDEFSRTATPPLLVPDFNMSSVSQAN
- a CDS encoding DUF805 domain-containing protein, which translates into the protein MQWYTDVLKKYIQFSGRARRKEFWMFALFNAIISIVLSIIDNAAGLTNSTGNGVLGSIYSLAVLLPSLAVAARRLHDTDRSALWLLLIFVIVIGWIVLLVFYIQEGTPGDNKYGPDPKAAERFGAGTPNAEPGYPTA
- a CDS encoding class I SAM-dependent methyltransferase, with translation MAFSRSELRSLVNEIHRVLRPGGLFVYTVWSTADPCFGRCTDIGDGLAAKDGFAGRFFDLDLIHELAERWELGGADPYEEGPEPRRLWRVTQAKPAPKS